One part of the Saprospiraceae bacterium genome encodes these proteins:
- a CDS encoding 30S ribosomal protein S12, whose translation MPTINQLIRKGREKVVYKSKSRALQSNPQKRGVCTRVYTTTPKKPNSALRKVAKVRLTNGIEVICYIPGEGHNLQEHSIVLVRGGRVKDLPGVRYTIVRGALDTAGVNNRKKSRSKYGSKRPKK comes from the coding sequence ATGCCTACTATAAACCAATTAATTCGCAAGGGAAGGGAAAAAGTTGTGTATAAAAGTAAGTCCAGGGCTTTACAATCCAATCCTCAAAAAAGGGGTGTTTGTACCCGGGTTTATACGACCACTCCGAAAAAGCCAAATTCGGCTTTGCGTAAAGTGGCTAAAGTGCGTTTGACAAATGGAATCGAAGTAATTTGTTATATTCCTGGAGAAGGGCACAATTTGCAAGAACACTCCATAGTATTAGTTAGAGGTGGAAGGGTAAAAGATTTACCAGGGGTACGATATACAATTGTAAGAGGCGCGTTAGATACAGCAGGTGTAAATAACCGGAAGAAGAGTCGTTCAAAGTACGGTTCAAAAAGACCTAAGAAATAA